One window from the genome of Malus domestica chromosome 01, GDT2T_hap1 encodes:
- the LOC139188283 gene encoding uncharacterized protein: MRQEDEESDEEVEVSRNKQKRATTMAATMVSQPTEEQPQWGGSIAGCSYKPRNRAMTHVNMMNNYFNPNSMYTEEDFRYGFRMRHHVFERLLCDVQQANPYFRQKRDKTGCSGFSPHQKVTVALRMMAYSSPADSMDETHGMSESTCLDTLEQFCDTIV, encoded by the coding sequence atgagacaagaagatgaggagtctgatgaagaagttGAAGTAAGTcgtaacaaacaaaaaagagcAACAACCATGGCTGCGACCATGGTGTCTcagccaactgaggaacaacctcaatggggtggctctattgctggttgctcttacaaaccacgaaacagagcgatgacacatgtcaatatgATGAATAACTACTTTAACCCCAACTCGATGTACACAGAAGAGGATTTTAGATATGGCTTCCGGATGAGGCATCATGTCTTCGAGCGTTTACTTTGTGATGTCCAGCAAGCCAATCCATACTTTCGACAGAAGCGAGACAAAACAGGCTGCTctggtttctcacctcatcagaaggttactGTTGCACTTCGAATGATGGCATATAGCTCCCCAGCTGATTCAatggatgaaacccatggtatgtctgaatctacatgccttgatactcttGAACAATTCTGTGACACAATTGTTTAG